AACCATTGCGCCCCGCGACTTTTATGATATCGATTTTGTTCTCAGAAATAGTTTTAACATCATGGAACCGGAAGTCTTAAGGCTGTTTCAGAAAAAACTTGAGGAAGATGGCGTAGATACCGACCTTGCCAGATATAGCGTCAATCTTGGCAGGGACGATAAAGAGATTAAGGATATGAGGAAGCGCATTAAAGAGGAACTTTTTGAAGTCCTGACTCCCGGGGAGCGCAAAAACTTCGATCTCGATACTGCACTCGGGAGAATAAATAATGCATTACGGGGATTAAGGTGAGTATGTATAAAATCGGGGTGGACTGCAAATGTTGAATGAAAATTGAAGCGGGGAGTCGGTTTAACGTGTTGATGGAGAGGTTTTGTAGATAAGGATGGACAGAAGCATAAAAAAGTCGATAGCGGTTAATGAGCTTTACTATATTTTTCAGCTTAGTAATCTCCAAAATGATAAGCGATCTAATGTGGTCCTCGAACTGTTTGAGAATCCTCGGGCTGACACAACCTATCTTTTAAAAGAAGGCATCCGAACATTAAAAGATCTTGAAGAAAAGACACGTAGTATTATTGAGGAAAAAGATTGTATCTTTATTATCAATACGTTACACTTTTAGAGGGATTAAGTTGGTAGTCAAAAAGAGGTGGGGGAGAATTTATGGAACAGTCAAATCCAAAATGGACGCATCCTGGTGGAAAACTCATAGAACTGGGCCCGGCTGCCTTGACTGACGAAGAACTTCTTGCAGCTTTAATCGGGGCGGGATATAAGGGAAGGACTGCGCAGGATATTGCAAAGGAATTGCTCGATAAATACTATTCAATAGCCGGCCTCATGGGGAAGAAACTAACAGACCTTGCAAAAATAAAAGGATTAAAGGACGTAAAGGTTGTAAGGATAGCCGCAGCCTTTGAAATAGCAAGAAGGGTGGTTAAGGCACTTGAAAAAGAGTAGATTGAAAAAACAGGACAGAGAGGTTTCAGTTGTTACCATTAAAAAACCGGAAATCAACCACCTGAACCGCCAGATTCCTCCCAGAGCCCACACCCCCATGTATCTCTGGCATAAGTACTGGTCAAGAAAAACATGGAATGTTGTGGCGGAATTTATAAAAACGTATTGTCCTGAAGAAGGCATTGTTTTCGACCCATTTGCAGGCAGCGGTATCACGGCGATGGAGGCTCTAAAAAGCGGGAGGAGGGCAATCATTTGCGACCTCAACCCTATTGCTACGGAGATCATTCGTCTCACTATTAAACCCGTTAATCCAAAACATCTTCTTGAGGCATTTGAGCGAGTAAAAGATAAGATCAAAAAGAAAATTGAAAACCTTTATCTGACACAATGCAGGAAATGCGGTAGAGAGCTCGTTTTTGATTGTACGATCTGGAAAAATGATGAATGTGTAGAAATACGGTATCAGTCCTGCCCCAATTGCGGAGATAGGCAGGAAAAAGACTGTGAGCTTACCGGATATGATAAAGACCTCCTGAAGGCAGTTGAAGAAAAGAAAATCAAGGAGTGGTATCCGAAAAATAGGCTTTACTATCCGGATGGGAGACCCTTCAAAGAAAAGCAACAATATGAATCAATAGACGAGCTTTTCACGAAGCGCAATCTTCAAGCCCTTGCATGGTTGATGGTAGCAATAGAGGAAGAAACGGACAAAGACCTGAGAGATTTTCTTAAGATTGGTTTTTCGTCTATAAGTCATCTGTGTAGCCGTTTATTGGCTGAAGGAAGACCAGGTTATCGTCCTTT
This genomic interval from Pseudomonadota bacterium contains the following:
- a CDS encoding DNA methyltransferase, with translation MKKSRLKKQDREVSVVTIKKPEINHLNRQIPPRAHTPMYLWHKYWSRKTWNVVAEFIKTYCPEEGIVFDPFAGSGITAMEALKSGRRAIICDLNPIATEIIRLTIKPVNPKHLLEAFERVKDKIKKKIENLYLTQCRKCGRELVFDCTIWKNDECVEIRYQSCPNCGDRQEKDCELTGYDKDLLKAVEEKKIKEWYPKNRLYYPDGRPFKEKQQYESIDELFTKRNLQALAWLMVAIEEETDKDLRDFLKIGFSSISHLCSRLLAEGRPGYRPFSGVGWNQQSYWFTPQYIESNVWDKFESAITGHQGLMKAKAESNEFFKECKIGSSMEQIMSGKADVFIYTGSCLDLMDDMPEDSVDYIFTDPPYDASVQFGELSYMWVSWLKMDRGFLDSIVSNEIVRNERQQKDFSVYHSLLSSSFQKMFKVVKPDHYLTLTFHNPTFKVRNATIRAGVFAGFEFQKIHHQELARPSAKSLLQPFGSAQGDFYLRFHKP